In a single window of the Tribolium castaneum strain GA2 chromosome 8, icTriCast1.1, whole genome shotgun sequence genome:
- the LOC103315253 gene encoding coiled-coil domain-containing protein 1 isoform X2: MMGAGGFIRNPGWDILSGDDLMDEDYHNDLVIDNFFDDGDDFELNSEVVLFLPAEELEADEDDYFDDTVDIDDDDDEDYVLSDSLDDEDFDDDNAIVMPSDESSPERNN, translated from the exons ATGATGGGGGCTGGAGGGTTTATTAGGAATCCAGGGTGGGATATTTTAAGTGGGGATGATTTGATGGATGAGGACTATCACAATGATCTAGTtatagacaatttttttgatgacgGGGATGATTTTGAATTGAATTCCGAAGTTGTGCTCTTTTTGCCAGCTGAGGAGCTGGAGGCGGACGAAGACGATTATTTTG ATGATACAGTAGATATTgacgatgatgatgatgaggATTACGTCCTCTCTGATTCCCTAGACGATGAGGATTTCGACGATGACAACGCCATAGTTATGCCCAGCGACGAGTCCTCGCCTGAGCGAAATAATTAA
- the LOC103315253 gene encoding acidic leucine-rich nuclear phosphoprotein 32-related protein isoform X1 → MMGAGGFIRNPGWDILSGDDLMDEDYHNDLVIDNFFDDGDDFELNSEVVLFLPAEELEADEDDYFVVSDDTVDIDDDDDEDYVLSDSLDDEDFDDDNAIVMPSDESSPERNN, encoded by the exons ATGATGGGGGCTGGAGGGTTTATTAGGAATCCAGGGTGGGATATTTTAAGTGGGGATGATTTGATGGATGAGGACTATCACAATGATCTAGTtatagacaatttttttgatgacgGGGATGATTTTGAATTGAATTCCGAAGTTGTGCTCTTTTTGCCAGCTGAGGAGCTGGAGGCGGACGAAGACGATTATTTTG TTGTTTCAGATGATACAGTAGATATTgacgatgatgatgatgaggATTACGTCCTCTCTGATTCCCTAGACGATGAGGATTTCGACGATGACAACGCCATAGTTATGCCCAGCGACGAGTCCTCGCCTGAGCGAAATAATTAA
- the LOC657028 gene encoding uncharacterized protein CG3556 has product MVYLPLIVAISLVAFGYSQDIELQTSSYSPRLTTGSFRSTSETPDPDSTIQRALAWLITQRDVAWGWRNDTPKAVTALQLVSHDDFAAPLPTPVEMQLSSKELEIEIVILLWRHHEVPITPPKLAQYALALSALCHDPRQFHGHDLIGALQHHEAVHDLDFAYATLAACSSRAHVRKKQIRRLLDIANTAKDHNIDTVAMTILALRCIVKDHRHRNLQHSLRRPSISLARQQQPDGGFGNLYNTALTMQALHDMTEATSHWNKTAAKSYIESRQDPDGAFTDPGLTADVLLALTNHGLGSIRNLDCGKSDGEIENHVEIDGLTKSLSVHGNDSEIRNVTITYTLWVGSNITENCTLAITAPRNTSFYSVMQMAMELDPHFTFEASEWPNGHYVHTLAGYKEEPMGYNYWLLYRLPEVPDPSAPPANQLVAPVGVDDLLIDEGDHYLFWYKKL; this is encoded by the exons TAACAACCGGCTCGTTCCGCTCGACTTCCGAGACCCCCGACCCGGACTCGACCATCCAAAGGGCCTTAGCATGGTTAATAACCCAGCGCGACGTGGCATGGGGGTGGCGCAACGACACCCCCAAAGCCGTCACCGCACTCCAGCTAGTTTCGCACGACGACTTCGCCGCCCCTTTGCCCACCCCCGTCGAAATGCAACTCTCGAGCAAAGAATTAGAAATCGAGATCGTGATTCTGCTCTGGAGGCATCACGAAGTCCCGATAACGCCGCCCAAATTGGCGCAATATGCCCTAGCGCTGAGCGCGCTCTGTCACGATCCGAGGCAATTTCACGGGCATGATTTAATCGGGGCATTGCAGCATCATGAGGCCGTGCATGATCTAGATTTTGCCTATGCCACGTTGGCGGCCTGCAGCTCGAGGGCGCATGTGAGGAAGAAGCAGATTCGGAGGCTGCTGGATATTGCCAATACGGCCAAAGACCACAATATTG acACAGTGGCAATGACAATCTTGGCCCTCCGTTGCATAGTCAAAGACCACAGACACCGCAACTTGCAACACTCCTTACGGAGGCCTAGTATTAGCTTAGCGCGACAGCAACAGCCCGACGGGGGCTTCGGCAACTTGTACAACACAGCCTTGACCATGCAA GCCCTCCACGACATGACCGAGGCCACGTCCCACTGGAACAAAACCGCGGCAAAATCCTACATCGAGTCCCGCCAGGACCCCGACGGCGCCTTCACCGACCCCGGCCTGACCGCCGACGTGCTCCTGGCGCTGACCAACCACGGCCTGGGCTCGATCCGCAACCTGGACTGCGGGAAATCCGACGGCGAGATCGAAAACCACGTCGAAATCGACGGCTTGACCAAATCGCTCTCAGTCCACGGCAACGACTCCGAGATCCGCAACGTCACCATCACCTACACCCTCTGGGTGGGCTCCAACATTACAGAAAACTGCACTCTTGCGATCACAGCGCCTCGGAACACCTCGTTCTACTCCGTCATGCAGATGGCCATGGAGCTCGACCCCCACTTCACCTTCGAGGCTTCTGAGTGGCCCAATGGGCACTACGTCCACACACTGGCTGGGTACAAGGAGGAGCCGATGGGCTACAACTATTGGCTGCTGTATCGGCTGCCGGAGGTGCCCGATCCGAGCGCTCCGCCAGCCAATCAGCTCGTCGCACCAGTTG GGGTCGATGATTTACTGATCGACGAAGGAGACCACTATTTGTTCTGGTACAAAAAGTTGTAA